A window from Mytilus galloprovincialis chromosome 8, xbMytGall1.hap1.1, whole genome shotgun sequence encodes these proteins:
- the LOC143041873 gene encoding uncharacterized protein LOC143041873 has product MASSKENFDNSVCPESSNQPMKRCRTESGASSDNNSEQVKYKGNKKKRNSEVESMHSEADSEKTIFSLGTLIKKNISDWTAMDLSPFRMNFEKCANIENVFFNGLSHFAMKKEWSPRILKLGFRSPEDQVKCECFQYAIDNIINIDCNNIEEIEFSDLSKIRHIIEDAHWIADYVGTSDVRDRICRELSSCLKIFIWQLSFMVGRQKNDILEGVSDGMFQELFVNFARIFNMHIVSSLSVPNYPLTVCGRSLVACPDAILCHPTDNGLEKICAVIMVKQCNKEEDLEQARNLRGLQRTSYSRQIGSSYEGQHGGQFLCTLPYSVFGNNGMYGFIVQGTAVTLTSFKPEEGYYDNLCKGCLLNKVATVTHSRTYNILRKDDRKKLVQTFLDIGKLLKFVTVEG; this is encoded by the exons ATGGCATCTTCAAAAGAGAACTTTGATAACTCAGTTTGTCCTGAGTCTTCAAATCAACCAATGAAAAGATGTCGTACTGAGTCAGGAGCTTCCTCTGACAACAACAGCGAACAAGTTAAGTACAAAGGGAACAAGAAAAAACGCAATTCAGAAGTGGAGAGTATGCACAGTGAAGCAGACTCagaaaaaactattttttcattGGGAACCCTGATAAAGAAAAACATTTCAGACTGGACGGCCATGGACCTATCACCTTTCAGAATGAACTTTGAAAAATGTGcaaatatagaaaatgtgttCTTCAATGGGCTTTCACATTTTGCAATGAAAAAGGAATGGTCTCCAAGAATTTTGAAATTAGGCTTCCGTAGCCCTGAAGACCAAGTCAAATGTGAATGTTTTCAATATGCAATTGATAATATCATTAACATTGACTGTAATAATATTGAAGAAATTGAATTCAGTGACCTTTCAAAAATAAGGCATATAATTGAGGACGCTCATTGGATTGCCGACTATGTAGGAACATCAGATGTTAGAGACAG aatTTGCAGAGAGTTGTCTTCATGCCTTAAGATTTTCATATGGCAACTTTCATTTATGGTTGGAAgacaaaaaaatgacatattgGAAGGAGTGTCAGATGGAATGTTTCAAGAACTTTTTGTGAATTTTGCAAGGATTTTTAACATGCATATTGT GAGCAGTTTAAGTGTTCCAAATTATCCATTGACAGTTTGTGGTAGAAGTTTAGTTGCCTGTCCAGATGCAATCTTATGCCATCCTACAGATAATGGTTTGGAGAAGATTTGTGCTGTTATAATG GTGAAGCAATGCAATAAAGAGGAAGACCTTGAACAAGCTAGAAATTTAAGAGGTTTGCAGAGAACATCTTATTCCAGACAAATTGGATCTTCTTATGAAGGTCAACATGGTGGACAATTTCTGTGTACCTTACCATATTCAGTCTTTGGTAATAATGGAATGTATGGATTCATTGTACAAGGAACAGCT GTTACATTGACATCTTTTAAGCCAGAGGAGGGTTAttatgacaatttgtgtaaaggATGTTTACTCAATAAAGTAGCTACTGTAACACACAGTAGAACATATAATATTCTACGAAAAGATGATAGAAAAAAGCTTGTCCAAACATTTTTGGATATTGGAAAATTACTGAAATTTGTCACAGTTGAAGGATAA